One region of Candidatus Afararchaeum irisae genomic DNA includes:
- a CDS encoding replication factor C small subunit, which produces MFLDEADSLCVPPGTEVVTGYPSSPEVKAIEEVDEDGEPIPSVDFETNEIQSDSGRLVDSGVADFFEIELKDGRTVTASREHPFFTVGDDGRLVEKELRELEVGDEIADFRDDVGVSGCETCGDWTAGRFCSVGCKDEGHSREMSGEGNPMYGTEWSDERREKIVEKLSDGRLAGENNPNYGGDYHGVHVWEMGEETVRVAKENLSEMRSDTSWEEWVVDADAEEVKERISKSVSDWWENLDEERKEEIVQKIRENTDYPVCDITGDDNPMRDPDVAEKVSEALMGHKPSGGYPNNVRYEDELGHVVRSDWEYEVAEALQEEGIGYEYEPEFELSESSYYPDFVLDDIVIEVKGNAEMWGRLDKIEEFLEKYGDEYSLVVVGDERVPHSRHFGLEEFEPAVLDGGIREVETAEVTSIEYSHRGKAYNITMEGTPNFMLGNGILTHNTSDAQPALRRTMEMYTNTCRFILSCNYSSNIIDPIQSRCAVFRFSPLDDDAVAERMSYIADEEDVDVTDDGLDALAFVSQGDMRRAVNALQAASSLGETVDEDAVFSTTSTARPEEVETILTTAVEGNFGDARDEMEELIKGRGIGGDDLIDQIHRSVLDLDIDDALKVRLMDRIGEVDYRVSRGADEEIQLQAFLASLALGDEESRGV; this is translated from the coding sequence ATATTCCTCGACGAGGCGGACTCGCTCTGTGTACCTCCCGGTACAGAGGTCGTGACAGGATATCCGTCGTCACCCGAGGTCAAGGCAATAGAAGAAGTTGACGAGGACGGCGAACCGATTCCGTCGGTCGATTTCGAGACTAACGAGATACAGTCGGACTCGGGAAGGCTCGTCGACTCGGGCGTAGCCGACTTCTTCGAGATCGAGTTAAAAGACGGAAGGACGGTGACGGCGAGTCGCGAACATCCCTTCTTCACCGTTGGAGACGACGGTAGACTCGTGGAGAAGGAGCTAAGGGAACTCGAAGTCGGAGACGAGATTGCCGACTTCAGAGACGATGTAGGTGTGTCAGGATGTGAGACGTGTGGCGACTGGACAGCCGGGAGGTTCTGTTCTGTCGGATGTAAGGACGAGGGTCACAGTCGGGAGATGTCCGGAGAAGGTAACCCGATGTACGGAACCGAGTGGTCCGACGAACGCCGCGAGAAGATAGTCGAGAAGCTCTCGGACGGTAGACTAGCGGGAGAAAATAACCCCAACTATGGCGGCGACTACCACGGCGTCCATGTGTGGGAGATGGGCGAAGAGACTGTTAGGGTTGCGAAGGAGAACCTGAGTGAAATGAGGTCGGATACTTCGTGGGAGGAATGGGTAGTCGACGCTGACGCTGAGGAAGTCAAAGAGAGAATAAGCAAGTCGGTTTCGGACTGGTGGGAGAACTTAGACGAGGAGAGAAAGGAAGAGATTGTTCAAAAGATAAGAGAGAACACTGATTACCCTGTCTGTGACATAACCGGCGACGACAATCCGATGCGAGACCCCGATGTCGCTGAGAAAGTCTCGGAAGCCCTGATGGGTCACAAGCCTTCGGGAGGATATCCGAACAACGTCCGATACGAGGACGAACTCGGTCACGTAGTCCGCTCGGACTGGGAATACGAGGTCGCGGAAGCACTACAGGAGGAGGGCATCGGTTACGAGTACGAGCCCGAGTTCGAGCTTTCGGAGTCGTCTTACTACCCCGACTTCGTCCTCGACGACATAGTCATCGAGGTCAAGGGAAACGCAGAGATGTGGGGACGTCTCGACAAGATCGAGGAGTTCCTCGAAAAGTACGGAGACGAGTACAGCCTCGTAGTAGTTGGAGACGAAAGGGTGCCCCACAGCCGCCATTTCGGACTGGAAGAATTCGAACCCGCGGTTCTTGATGGAGGCATCCGTGAGGTCGAGACAGCCGAGGTCACGAGCATAGAGTACAGCCACCGTGGAAAAGCATACAACATCACGATGGAGGGCACTCCCAACTTCATGCTCGGGAACGGAATACTCACTCACAACACGAGCGACGCTCAGCCCGCACTCCGTCGTACGATGGAGATGTACACCAACACGTGCCGTTTCATACTCTCGTGTAACTACTCGTCGAATATCATAGACCCAATACAGTCTAGATGTGCTGTCTTCAGGTTCTCGCCCCTCGACGACGACGCCGTCGCGGAGAGGATGTCATACATCGCTGACGAGGAGGACGTCGATGTCACCGACGACGGACTGGACGCTCTCGCTTTTGTGTCTCAGGGCGACATGAGACGCGCAGTCAATGCCTTACAGGCGGCGTCGTCGCTAGGGGAGACAGTCGACGAGGACGCAGTCTTCTCTACGACATCGACCGCGAGACCCGAGGAGGTCGAGACCATACTCACGACAGCAGTTGAGGGTAACTTCGGAGACGCGAGAGACGAGATGGAGGAACTCATAAAGGGAAGAGGGATCGGAGGCGACGACCTCATAGACCAGATCCACCGCTCGGTTCTCGACCTCGATATAGACGACGCTCTCAAGGTACGTCTGATGGACAGGATAGGTGAGGTCGACTACCGCGTGTCGAGAGGCGCAGACGAGGAGATACAGCTTCAGGCTTTCCTCGCGTCGCTCGCACTCGGTGACGAAGAGAGCCGAGGTGTCTGA
- a CDS encoding TatD family hydrolase, with protein sequence MSEPDLPIPVLDNHMHCDPKKGEGIDAVKKFERSGGTHLCMVNKPSWGYGIQASSGDDFRDVFDYSLSTAEDAREVVTDVFPVLGVHPGLISNLVEWGKSVDEAEEIMKEGLEVAAEYVEEGEAVALKSGRPHYEVSDEIWEASNNVMEHAFRLGGEIDCAVQLHTEGASQLEEITDTAESVGMNPDRVVKHFAPPDLEGPVPSVLAKEDQIRQAVEERDDRFMMETDYIDDPDRPGAVLGLRTVPRRVRSLIDDHEKVMYEANVETPEEIYGVEMSLD encoded by the coding sequence ATGTCGGAGCCAGACCTCCCGATTCCGGTTCTCGACAACCACATGCACTGTGACCCGAAGAAGGGCGAAGGAATAGATGCGGTCAAGAAGTTCGAGAGAAGCGGCGGGACACATCTGTGTATGGTCAACAAGCCGTCGTGGGGATACGGTATACAGGCGTCGTCGGGCGACGACTTCCGCGATGTCTTCGATTACAGCCTCTCGACTGCCGAAGACGCCCGCGAGGTCGTGACCGACGTCTTTCCCGTCTTAGGTGTCCATCCGGGTCTAATCTCGAACCTCGTCGAGTGGGGTAAGTCGGTCGACGAGGCGGAGGAGATAATGAAGGAGGGTCTCGAAGTCGCCGCCGAGTACGTCGAGGAAGGAGAGGCGGTCGCTCTCAAGTCAGGGCGACCCCATTACGAAGTCTCCGACGAGATATGGGAGGCGTCGAACAACGTGATGGAACACGCCTTCAGGCTCGGAGGCGAGATCGACTGTGCTGTACAGCTTCACACAGAAGGAGCGAGCCAGTTAGAGGAGATTACCGACACGGCTGAGTCGGTCGGAATGAACCCCGATAGGGTCGTCAAACATTTCGCTCCACCTGACCTCGAAGGTCCGGTACCGTCGGTCTTGGCGAAGGAGGATCAGATAAGACAGGCAGTCGAGGAAAGAGACGACCGTTTTATGATGGAGACCGACTACATCGACGACCCCGACCGTCCGGGTGCAGTCCTTGGTTTACGTACCGTACCTCGGCGTGTACGTTCTCTGATCGACGACCACGAGAAGGTCATGTACGAGGCGAACGTCGAGACGCCCGAGGAGATCTACGGCGTCGAGATGAGTCTCGACTGA
- a CDS encoding acyl-CoA dehydrogenase family protein: MNFEPTDDQEAWREEVREFVDEEIVPEGDRIDKEDEFPHDVAEKIADKGYFGVPYGEEYGGPGKDYHSYAYTIEEIARGSGGLGTVVAAHGLPINVIDRFGTEEQKDEWMPPLVKGEKIGAFCLSERGAGSDVSKMTTTAEKDGDEYVIDGEKMWTSNGAVAGTAIIFAKTDPDAGGRGISAFVADIEDNDSFEIMKVFDKLGDHGNPVSEVNIDGLRVPEENMIGEEGAGLKQALISLNSGRVSIAARSVGIAQAALDASIDYVQEREQFGGPLSGMQAIQHKIADMDVKTENARLITHKAADIKERGNGNLILASSRAKLYASEVSREVTNEAVQLHGGYGYIDEKPIERYYRDARINEIYEGTSEIQRNTIAEQVLQ, translated from the coding sequence ATGAACTTCGAACCCACCGACGACCAGGAAGCCTGGAGAGAAGAGGTCAGAGAGTTCGTCGACGAGGAAATCGTGCCCGAGGGAGACCGCATAGACAAGGAAGACGAGTTCCCGCACGACGTCGCCGAGAAGATCGCTGACAAGGGATACTTCGGGGTTCCCTACGGCGAGGAGTACGGTGGACCCGGGAAGGACTACCACTCCTACGCTTACACAATAGAGGAGATCGCGAGAGGAAGCGGGGGTCTCGGAACAGTCGTCGCCGCACACGGACTTCCCATAAACGTCATAGACAGGTTCGGAACAGAGGAACAGAAGGACGAGTGGATGCCGCCTCTCGTCAAGGGGGAGAAGATAGGAGCGTTCTGTCTCTCGGAGAGGGGGGCGGGAAGCGACGTCTCTAAGATGACGACGACCGCCGAGAAGGACGGCGACGAGTACGTCATAGACGGTGAGAAGATGTGGACCTCTAACGGCGCAGTCGCGGGCACTGCGATCATATTCGCCAAGACCGACCCCGACGCTGGCGGACGCGGAATATCCGCCTTCGTCGCCGACATAGAGGACAACGACTCGTTCGAGATAATGAAGGTCTTCGACAAGCTCGGAGACCACGGAAACCCCGTCTCAGAGGTCAACATAGACGGTCTACGTGTTCCCGAGGAGAACATGATAGGCGAAGAGGGTGCGGGTCTCAAACAGGCTCTCATATCCCTCAACAGCGGACGTGTCTCGATAGCCGCGCGTTCAGTCGGAATCGCACAGGCGGCACTCGACGCCTCGATAGACTACGTCCAGGAGAGGGAGCAGTTCGGAGGACCTCTTTCGGGCATGCAGGCTATACAGCACAAGATTGCCGACATGGACGTCAAGACAGAGAACGCACGTCTCATCACACACAAGGCGGCGGACATAAAGGAGAGAGGAAACGGAAACCTCATACTCGCGTCTTCGAGGGCGAAACTCTACGCCTCGGAGGTCTCACGTGAGGTCACCAACGAGGCTGTCCAGCTCCACGGAGGATACGGCTACATAGACGAGAAGCCAATAGAACGGTACTACAGGGACGCACGTATAAACGAGATATACGAGGGAACGAGCGAGATACAGAGGAACACGATAGCCGAACAGGTTCTCCAGTAG